One Nonomuraea angiospora DNA segment encodes these proteins:
- a CDS encoding outer membrane protein assembly factor BamB family protein — MLTVPGRPAVAILLVAVLAVCSSADAPRLSLVPVEWRVAWSAPADTGTGEPLFETPRYAVSDRAVAMATRQGTVRIHDPRTGELRRTVPSDPAPAAPVTGVWIAAGTLVVSRGTPDVAAHALTGLDLATGTTLWRRTITVSTHRPPAIGAGVYRGPRIMVTERGIVVFERPAEPFDLQALDLRTGATTARATYPRGCHLRGAATARSVTLLSFCAGDQARLASMDPRTLRPGRARLLSSLASPPAGGPPMTLTANADGFVHASVGEEDFFYGPDGRPASTASEAVRVTEPTRWSPPLFAGYYPVAAGDGALSLDSGWPLPAYLTSLDPATGRLAALPLDLPAPSVSLVGAIRDLAFVYGDGRLTAYRLGYGLSRGSARFGGVPASAWPDACALLTGRDLSVLADGYRAEPGQDDPALPNPASCDWIPPTDDGAVVSLSVEWVSPSSAAARKLFTAEAGAVKAANDVDLATRRPDFLSYTVAGTNGLHGATIVNAGPVIVRLTSTSRQAVRLLSPLLLDNLLARYQPGARAPGPVRERGWIHATDAAVHAEPVVAGGVVYAASGDGTVSALDAATGGVRWTFRTGGPVRFDHVVMDGTVFVANTSGRLMALDAATGRPRWSRRLHVAGDLAGAAGRLYVWTRSRPWSPDAEVVAIDAASGKRAWAFRPEGHVLNPSPVLAGDVVHVGSDNGMVYALAADSGAPKWRFRAGGARDRTFLARAGGVVYAASADGEVHALEADSGKARWSSEIAGSVGFRPVAAGGAVYLGSRDGTTYALNAASGTRLWSFRTEGERAGYRWGAAVASGLLYTTGVDGTLHALDAATGTVRRSFRTGAPVETSPVVAGAFVYVGSSNGDVQAFPA, encoded by the coding sequence GTGCTGACCGTGCCCGGGCGGCCCGCGGTCGCGATCCTGCTCGTGGCCGTCCTGGCGGTCTGCTCGTCCGCGGACGCTCCGCGGCTCTCGCTCGTCCCCGTCGAGTGGCGCGTGGCGTGGTCGGCGCCCGCGGACACCGGCACCGGCGAGCCGCTCTTCGAGACTCCGCGCTACGCCGTGTCCGACCGCGCGGTCGCCATGGCGACCCGCCAGGGCACTGTACGGATCCACGATCCGCGTACCGGCGAGCTCCGGCGCACCGTCCCCTCCGACCCGGCTCCCGCCGCGCCCGTCACCGGCGTGTGGATCGCGGCGGGCACGCTGGTCGTCTCGCGCGGAACGCCGGACGTCGCCGCCCATGCCCTGACCGGCCTGGATCTGGCCACGGGCACCACGCTGTGGCGGCGCACGATCACCGTCTCCACCCATCGGCCCCCGGCGATCGGCGCCGGCGTGTACCGGGGCCCGCGGATCATGGTGACCGAGCGCGGCATCGTGGTGTTCGAGCGGCCCGCCGAGCCCTTCGACCTCCAGGCCCTCGATCTCCGGACCGGCGCGACCACGGCGCGGGCGACGTATCCGCGAGGCTGCCACCTTCGAGGCGCCGCGACCGCCCGATCGGTGACGCTGCTCAGCTTCTGCGCGGGCGACCAGGCGCGGCTCGCCTCGATGGATCCGCGCACGCTGCGGCCGGGCCGGGCGCGCCTGCTGTCATCCCTCGCCTCGCCGCCGGCCGGGGGCCCGCCGATGACCCTCACGGCCAACGCGGATGGATTCGTCCACGCCTCGGTGGGGGAGGAGGACTTCTTCTACGGGCCGGACGGCCGCCCGGCGTCCACCGCCTCGGAGGCCGTGCGGGTCACGGAACCGACCCGCTGGAGCCCGCCCCTGTTCGCCGGCTATTACCCCGTGGCGGCCGGCGACGGCGCGCTCTCCCTGGACAGCGGATGGCCGTTGCCCGCGTACCTGACCTCCCTGGACCCCGCCACCGGGCGGCTCGCCGCACTGCCGCTCGACCTGCCCGCGCCGTCGGTGTCCCTCGTCGGGGCGATCCGGGACCTGGCTTTCGTGTACGGTGACGGCCGCCTCACCGCGTACAGGCTGGGCTACGGGCTTTCCCGCGGATCCGCCCGGTTCGGCGGCGTCCCGGCGAGCGCCTGGCCGGACGCCTGCGCCCTGCTGACCGGCCGTGACCTGTCCGTCCTCGCGGACGGCTACCGCGCGGAGCCCGGCCAGGACGATCCGGCGCTGCCGAACCCGGCGAGCTGCGACTGGATACCGCCCACGGACGACGGCGCCGTCGTCTCGCTCTCCGTGGAATGGGTGTCCCCGTCGAGCGCGGCCGCGCGAAAGCTGTTCACCGCCGAGGCGGGCGCCGTCAAGGCCGCCAATGACGTCGACCTCGCCACCCGGCGCCCGGACTTCCTCTCCTACACCGTGGCCGGGACGAACGGATTGCACGGCGCGACGATCGTCAACGCGGGCCCCGTCATCGTCCGGCTGACCTCCACCTCACGACAGGCCGTGCGGCTCCTCTCCCCGTTGCTGCTGGACAATCTGCTCGCCCGCTACCAGCCGGGCGCCCGCGCTCCCGGCCCCGTGCGCGAGCGCGGCTGGATCCATGCGACCGACGCGGCCGTCCACGCCGAGCCGGTGGTGGCCGGCGGTGTCGTCTACGCCGCGAGCGGCGACGGCACGGTCTCCGCGCTGGACGCCGCCACCGGCGGGGTGCGGTGGACCTTCCGGACCGGCGGACCCGTTCGGTTCGATCACGTGGTGATGGACGGCACCGTCTTCGTCGCGAACACCTCCGGCAGGCTGATGGCGCTGGACGCCGCCACCGGCCGCCCGAGGTGGAGCCGCAGGCTCCACGTGGCCGGCGACCTGGCGGGCGCGGCGGGGCGACTCTACGTCTGGACCAGGAGCCGCCCTTGGTCCCCGGACGCCGAGGTCGTGGCGATCGACGCCGCCTCCGGCAAGCGGGCGTGGGCCTTCCGGCCGGAGGGCCACGTCCTCAACCCAAGCCCCGTGCTGGCCGGCGACGTCGTCCACGTGGGCAGCGACAACGGCATGGTGTACGCGCTGGCCGCCGACTCGGGAGCGCCGAAATGGCGATTCCGGGCCGGCGGAGCGCGAGACCGCACCTTTCTGGCGCGAGCCGGCGGGGTCGTCTACGCCGCGAGCGCCGACGGCGAGGTGCACGCCCTGGAAGCCGACTCCGGGAAGGCCCGGTGGAGCTCGGAGATCGCCGGTTCCGTCGGCTTCCGCCCCGTGGCGGCCGGCGGGGCCGTGTACCTCGGCAGCCGGGACGGCACGACGTACGCGCTGAACGCCGCCTCCGGCACGCGGCTGTGGAGCTTCCGGACCGAAGGCGAGAGAGCCGGCTACCGATGGGGTGCCGCCGTGGCCTCCGGACTCCTGTACACCACAGGCGTCGACGGGACGTTGCACGCGCTCGACGCCGCCACCGGCACGGTGCGACGGAGCTTCCGAACCGGCGCTCCCGTCGAAACCAGTCCGGTCGTGGCAGGCGCCTTCGTGTACGTCGGCAGCTCGAACGGCGATGTCCAGGCATTCCCCGCCTGA
- a CDS encoding ABC transporter substrate-binding protein — MKTKWTAAAAATALALGLAACSDPSVETSSAAPATAAAWPDPATKLDGVKLTIWAAQNSNTVPKAVIAGFQKATGATVEVVTIPDPYEQGIQTKVATGDKPDLAFWQPTASMLTAINAKANLQSLNDAPWLAQLSPDLKDITGILDGARYAALITSPAVEGVYYNKEVFAANKITSTPKNFDEMVKLGRTLKAKGVTPFFEMAGDKWATQWWVQVQLADAAKDGLWERINTGKETFNSPAVVGAIKTYKSLIDEGLFNSDIKTAKFEDQGAALLSGKAAMVVQVNSFFGQLQASADTATLNKKIGFFPISPSGNVGTFIPDQSNALVAFKTGDAKREAAARQLLAYWMGPGYKDFVADRNTVSLEPSVPSPAGVPQALLDVHAALPTAVGSMQALAVANPDLYLNLADMITGTMTPEKVASATQDQFAQLAKAAGASGF; from the coding sequence ATGAAGACCAAATGGACGGCCGCCGCCGCCGCGACGGCGCTCGCGCTCGGCCTGGCCGCGTGCAGCGACCCCTCCGTCGAGACCTCCTCCGCCGCCCCCGCCACCGCGGCGGCCTGGCCCGACCCGGCCACCAAACTCGACGGCGTCAAGCTGACGATCTGGGCCGCCCAGAACAGCAACACCGTGCCCAAGGCGGTCATCGCCGGGTTCCAGAAGGCGACGGGCGCGACGGTCGAGGTCGTGACGATCCCGGACCCGTACGAGCAGGGCATCCAGACCAAGGTCGCCACCGGCGACAAGCCCGACCTGGCGTTCTGGCAGCCGACCGCGTCGATGCTGACCGCGATCAACGCCAAGGCCAACCTCCAGTCGCTGAACGACGCGCCGTGGCTGGCGCAGCTGTCGCCGGACCTGAAGGACATCACCGGCATCCTGGACGGCGCCCGGTACGCGGCTCTGATCACGAGCCCCGCCGTCGAGGGCGTCTACTACAACAAGGAGGTCTTCGCCGCCAACAAGATCACCAGCACGCCGAAGAACTTCGACGAGATGGTGAAGCTGGGGCGCACGCTGAAGGCCAAGGGCGTCACGCCGTTCTTCGAGATGGCCGGCGACAAGTGGGCGACCCAGTGGTGGGTGCAGGTCCAGCTCGCGGACGCGGCCAAGGACGGCCTGTGGGAGCGGATCAACACGGGCAAGGAGACGTTCAACAGCCCGGCCGTCGTCGGGGCGATCAAGACGTACAAGTCGCTGATCGACGAGGGGCTGTTCAACTCCGACATCAAGACCGCGAAGTTCGAGGACCAGGGCGCGGCGTTGCTGTCCGGCAAGGCGGCCATGGTCGTGCAGGTGAACTCGTTCTTCGGGCAGCTGCAAGCCTCGGCCGACACCGCCACGCTGAACAAGAAGATCGGCTTCTTCCCGATCTCGCCGTCGGGGAACGTCGGCACGTTCATCCCCGACCAGTCGAACGCGCTGGTGGCGTTCAAGACCGGGGACGCCAAGCGCGAGGCCGCGGCGCGGCAGCTGCTGGCGTACTGGATGGGGCCCGGCTACAAGGACTTCGTCGCCGACCGCAACACCGTCTCGCTGGAGCCGTCGGTGCCCAGCCCGGCGGGCGTGCCGCAGGCGCTGCTGGACGTGCACGCCGCGCTGCCCACCGCGGTCGGGTCGATGCAGGCGCTGGCGGTGGCCAACCCGGACCTGTACCTGAACCTGGCCGACATGATCACCGGGACCATGACGCCGGAGAAGGTCGCCTCGGCCACCCAGGATCAGTTCGCCCAGCTCGCCAAGGCCGCCGGGGCGAGCGGTTTCTGA
- a CDS encoding L-lactate MFS transporter translates to MARFLDRSRIVAAPGWSRWLVPPAALSVHLAIGQAYAWSVFKPPLESSLHLSGTQSALPFQLGIVMLGLSAAFGGTLVERNGPRWAMFVSMACFSSGFLLSALGVATRQYWLVVLGYGVVGGIGLGIGYISPVSTLIKWFPDRPGMATGIAIMGFGGGALIASPWSAQMLESFGTSTNGIATTFLVHGVVYAVFMTMGVLLVRVPAEGWSPPGWTRPVVASRPLITDADVSARNAIRTPQFYCLWVVLCCNVTAGIGILEKAAPMIRDFFAGTATPVAVGAAAGFVALLSLANMTGRFVWSSTSDVIGRKNMYRVYLGAGALLYLVIALAGNSSKPLFIVCALGILSFYGGGFATVPAYLKDLFGTYQVGAIHGRLLTAWSTAGVLGPLIVNAIADAQKAAGRSGPALYTTSLYIMIGLLAVGLLANELIRPVSDRYHEKPAEPAMEGQAT, encoded by the coding sequence GTGGCAAGATTCCTCGACCGTTCCCGGATCGTGGCGGCACCCGGCTGGAGCCGGTGGCTGGTGCCGCCCGCCGCGCTCTCGGTCCACCTCGCGATCGGGCAGGCGTACGCGTGGAGCGTGTTCAAGCCCCCGCTGGAGTCCTCGCTCCACCTGTCGGGCACGCAGAGCGCCCTGCCGTTCCAACTGGGCATCGTCATGCTCGGCCTGTCGGCGGCCTTCGGCGGCACGCTGGTGGAGCGCAACGGGCCGCGCTGGGCGATGTTCGTCTCGATGGCCTGCTTCTCCTCCGGCTTCCTGCTGTCCGCGCTGGGGGTGGCCACCCGGCAGTACTGGCTGGTCGTGCTCGGCTACGGCGTCGTCGGCGGGATCGGGCTCGGCATCGGCTACATCTCCCCCGTCTCCACGCTGATCAAGTGGTTCCCCGACCGGCCCGGCATGGCGACGGGGATCGCCATCATGGGGTTCGGCGGCGGCGCGCTCATCGCCTCGCCGTGGTCGGCGCAGATGCTGGAGTCGTTCGGCACGAGCACGAACGGGATCGCCACCACGTTCCTCGTGCACGGCGTGGTCTACGCGGTCTTCATGACGATGGGCGTGCTGCTGGTGCGCGTCCCGGCGGAGGGCTGGTCGCCACCGGGCTGGACGCGGCCGGTGGTGGCGTCGAGGCCGCTGATCACCGACGCGGACGTCTCGGCCCGCAACGCGATCCGCACCCCGCAGTTCTACTGCCTGTGGGTGGTGCTGTGCTGCAACGTCACCGCGGGCATCGGGATCCTGGAGAAGGCCGCGCCCATGATCAGGGACTTCTTCGCGGGCACGGCCACGCCGGTCGCGGTGGGGGCGGCGGCGGGGTTCGTCGCGCTGCTGTCGCTGGCGAACATGACCGGCCGCTTCGTCTGGTCCTCCACCTCCGACGTCATCGGCCGCAAGAACATGTACCGCGTCTACCTGGGGGCCGGCGCGCTGCTCTACCTGGTGATCGCGCTGGCGGGCAACTCCTCCAAGCCGCTGTTCATCGTGTGCGCGCTGGGCATCCTGTCCTTCTACGGCGGCGGCTTCGCGACGGTCCCGGCGTACCTGAAGGACCTGTTCGGCACCTACCAGGTCGGCGCGATCCACGGCCGCCTGCTCACGGCCTGGTCCACGGCGGGCGTGCTCGGCCCGCTGATCGTCAACGCCATCGCCGACGCGCAGAAGGCGGCGGGGCGGTCGGGGCCCGCGCTCTACACCACCTCCCTCTACATCATGATCGGGCTGCTGGCGGTGGGCCTGCTCGCCAACGAGCTGATCCGGCCGGTGAGCGACAGGTATCACGAGAAGCCGGCCGAGCCGGCCATGGAAGGGCAGGCGACATGA
- a CDS encoding carbohydrate ABC transporter permease, with protein MLITTSRRAASRTTTATRGRPVVGRRTHPMWFMAPAFAILLVFFFLPTLFNFVYAFTDWSGFKSAIRPVGLDNFTDLASNGTLFRSLRVTVVYAVLVAIFQNAFGFGLAVLLERDTWLNRVARVFFLIPVLMSALAVGYIFQALLKPAGGLNRLLGIDHAWLGDTTWTIVVVALIHAWKWMGLSMLIYLAGLKTVPDDIVEAAHIDGASRWRTFWAVRFPLLAPAITFNVATALLGSMNGFDIAQATTGGGPARTTEILNIFIYRTFGQGLFAQATTMSLVLFLLVALMAFPVIYVLRKREEIL; from the coding sequence GTGCTGATCACCACCTCGCGGCGGGCCGCCTCCCGCACCACGACCGCGACCCGCGGGCGCCCGGTCGTCGGGAGGCGGACGCACCCCATGTGGTTCATGGCTCCGGCGTTCGCCATCCTGCTGGTGTTCTTCTTCCTGCCGACGCTGTTCAACTTCGTCTACGCCTTCACCGACTGGTCGGGCTTCAAGAGCGCGATCCGGCCCGTCGGGCTGGACAACTTCACCGACCTGGCCTCCAACGGCACGCTGTTCCGGTCGCTGCGGGTCACGGTCGTGTACGCGGTGCTGGTGGCGATCTTCCAGAACGCGTTCGGCTTCGGCCTGGCCGTGCTGCTCGAACGCGACACCTGGCTCAACCGGGTGGCCAGGGTGTTCTTCCTCATCCCGGTGCTGATGTCGGCCCTCGCCGTCGGCTACATCTTCCAGGCCCTGCTCAAGCCGGCGGGCGGCCTGAACCGGCTGCTCGGGATCGACCACGCCTGGCTGGGCGACACCACCTGGACGATCGTGGTGGTCGCGCTGATCCACGCGTGGAAGTGGATGGGGCTGTCGATGCTCATCTACCTGGCGGGGCTGAAGACCGTCCCGGACGACATCGTGGAGGCCGCCCACATCGACGGGGCGTCGCGGTGGCGTACGTTCTGGGCGGTCCGCTTCCCGCTGCTGGCGCCCGCGATCACGTTCAACGTCGCCACGGCGCTGCTGGGCTCGATGAACGGCTTCGACATCGCCCAGGCCACCACCGGCGGCGGGCCCGCCCGCACGACGGAGATCCTGAACATCTTCATCTACCGCACCTTCGGCCAGGGGCTGTTCGCGCAGGCCACGACGATGAGCCTGGTGCTGTTCCTGCTGGTGGCCCTCATGGCCTTCCCCGTCATCTACGTGCTGCGCAAGCGGGAGGAGATCCTGTGA
- a CDS encoding MFS transporter small subunit codes for MTSRRTALMVLAWAWVALPFAFGVYELVLKLTQLFD; via the coding sequence ATGACGTCCAGGCGGACCGCCCTGATGGTGCTGGCGTGGGCCTGGGTCGCGCTGCCCTTCGCGTTCGGCGTGTACGAGCTGGTGCTGAAGCTCACGCAGCTGTTCGACTAG
- a CDS encoding SDR family NAD(P)-dependent oxidoreductase — MSTAPVPVRSPLPAGLAGSTVVIIGGTSGIGLAAGVLLSGAGARVVAVGRDQARLAAAVDLVRGAAPAGGPADPVLGLSADGSDEVALAEVFERAGHVDHVLVTAGGLSGAGPVTEVSHDDFRSVLDSRLWGAIAAARLAATRLPAGGSITFTSGTYAIRPVPGMSVPLAAVGAVETFTRALAVEFAAKRLRVNAIRYGTFDTPLLRTMAGLDSDAAVAKAGEGAPLGRFGTAEEAAASALFVMANNYVTGQVITVDGGQSLV; from the coding sequence ATGTCCACAGCTCCCGTGCCGGTCCGCTCGCCGCTGCCCGCCGGCCTGGCCGGCTCCACCGTGGTCATCATCGGCGGCACCTCGGGCATCGGCCTGGCCGCCGGCGTGCTGCTGAGCGGTGCGGGCGCCCGCGTGGTGGCGGTCGGCCGCGACCAGGCCAGGCTGGCGGCCGCCGTGGATCTCGTACGCGGTGCGGCCCCGGCGGGCGGCCCGGCGGACCCGGTGCTCGGCCTCTCCGCCGACGGCTCGGACGAGGTCGCGCTGGCGGAGGTCTTCGAGCGGGCCGGGCACGTCGATCATGTGCTGGTGACGGCCGGCGGCCTGAGCGGCGCCGGTCCGGTGACCGAGGTCTCCCACGACGACTTCCGCTCGGTCCTGGACTCCCGGCTGTGGGGGGCCATCGCCGCCGCCCGGCTCGCGGCGACGCGGCTGCCCGCGGGCGGGTCGATCACCTTCACCTCGGGCACGTACGCCATCCGCCCGGTCCCCGGGATGAGCGTTCCCCTGGCGGCCGTCGGCGCCGTCGAGACCTTCACGCGGGCGCTCGCCGTCGAGTTCGCGGCCAAGCGGCTCCGGGTGAACGCCATCCGCTACGGCACCTTCGACACCCCGCTGCTGCGCACGATGGCCGGGCTGGACAGCGACGCCGCGGTGGCCAAGGCCGGGGAGGGCGCCCCGCTCGGCCGCTTCGGCACCGCCGAGGAGGCCGCCGCGTCGGCCCTCTTCGTGATGGCCAACAACTACGTCACGGGCCAGGTGATCACCGTGGACGGCGGGCAGAGCCTGGTATGA
- a CDS encoding TetR family transcriptional regulator: protein MSYDAEATRQRIFQAAAAEFAAYGLAGARVDRIAGAAKANKQAIYLYFGGKDKLFGAVVRAKVDEVCHANALDPGAVADSVGQLFDWYQDHPELIRLLLWEALESGQGPVQGEDERRAAYRDNVSDLVDAGVGAGLDAPERRRAAQDWMFTVLGLVAWNFAVPQLCRLVLDEQDDQAALARRREAVVAAVRTLAESRLPLGR, encoded by the coding sequence ATGAGCTATGACGCGGAGGCCACCCGACAGCGGATCTTCCAGGCTGCCGCCGCCGAGTTCGCCGCCTACGGCCTGGCCGGCGCCCGCGTCGATCGCATCGCCGGCGCCGCCAAGGCCAACAAGCAGGCGATCTACCTGTACTTCGGGGGCAAGGACAAGCTGTTCGGCGCCGTGGTGCGGGCCAAGGTCGACGAGGTCTGCCACGCCAACGCCCTCGACCCCGGCGCGGTGGCCGACTCCGTGGGGCAGCTGTTCGACTGGTACCAGGACCACCCGGAGCTGATCAGGCTGCTGCTGTGGGAGGCCCTGGAGAGCGGCCAGGGTCCCGTCCAGGGCGAGGACGAACGCCGCGCGGCCTACCGGGACAACGTCAGCGACCTCGTGGACGCCGGCGTCGGCGCCGGCCTGGACGCGCCCGAGCGCCGCCGCGCCGCCCAGGACTGGATGTTCACCGTGCTCGGGCTGGTCGCCTGGAACTTCGCCGTCCCCCAGCTGTGCCGCCTCGTCCTCGACGAGCAGGACGACCAGGCGGCCCTGGCCCGCCGCCGCGAAGCCGTGGTGGCGGCCGTCCGCACCCTCGCCGAGAGCCGCCTGCCTCTCGGTCGTTGA
- a CDS encoding glycoside hydrolase family 36 protein: protein MNTSVVWGHPSLRVVLDVSPDGPVGVRSLSGGDAATAHLPRATQPLVELLVPEEGRARASHRFSRTAVGLRLAYRGCEQRREGVWHVLQLDLHDARSGLDAEVFLRSAEGVSAFQVWTRVTNRGQAPRLLLGVTSFAAAFAGVVDDLDVVRADSEWLGESRWVREALRGHAVPDLRLGGHGQDGRGRLAVVSTGTWSTGSHLPTGGLIDRAGGQAWLWQIEHNGAWRWEVGERLDDPYVALLGPTDIDHQWQHLLQPGESFTTVPVSVAVSGAGLEGAAAALTAHRRTIVRPHPDRERLPVVFNDYMNTLSGDPTTDKLLPLIDAAASAGAEVFCVDAGWYDDGGTWWDSVGEWQPSQTRFPRGIEEVLGRIREHGMVPGLWLEPEVIGVRSPMADKLPAEAFLQRGGVRLVEHGRYHLDLRHPRAIAHLDQVVDRLVEELGVGYFKLDYNIDPGAGTDLDADSAGDGLLACNRAHLAWLDGVLARHPGLTLENCASGAMRMDYAMLSRLHLQSTSDQQDFRLYPPIAVSAPMSVLPEQSASWAYPQPDMSDEEIAFALCTGMLGRLYLSGHLDGMTPAQLDSVRDAVRVHKEIRADLARATPVWPLGLPRWDDHHLSLGLRTADVTYLGVWRRDGAKPVRLDLPHLAGRAVEIDVIYPRHLPDWARDWQPGSGVLTLTPCCDEPHSARILRIRTA, encoded by the coding sequence ATGAACACCAGCGTCGTCTGGGGCCACCCGAGCCTGCGGGTCGTGCTCGACGTCTCACCCGACGGCCCGGTCGGCGTCCGGTCGCTGTCCGGCGGCGACGCCGCCACGGCGCACCTGCCCAGGGCGACGCAGCCGCTGGTGGAGCTGCTGGTCCCGGAGGAGGGCCGGGCGCGGGCCTCGCACCGCTTCTCGCGGACGGCCGTCGGCCTGCGCCTGGCCTACCGGGGCTGCGAGCAGCGCAGGGAGGGGGTGTGGCACGTGCTGCAGCTCGACCTGCACGACGCGCGGAGCGGGCTGGACGCCGAGGTGTTCCTGCGCTCGGCGGAGGGCGTCAGCGCGTTCCAGGTCTGGACGCGGGTGACCAACCGCGGCCAGGCTCCCCGGCTGCTGCTGGGCGTCACGTCGTTCGCCGCCGCCTTCGCGGGGGTGGTGGACGACCTGGACGTGGTACGGGCCGACAGCGAATGGCTGGGCGAGAGCCGCTGGGTCCGCGAGGCCCTGCGCGGGCACGCCGTACCCGATCTCCGCCTGGGCGGCCACGGGCAGGACGGCCGCGGGCGGCTCGCGGTCGTCAGCACCGGCACCTGGTCGACCGGCTCCCACCTGCCCACCGGCGGCCTGATCGACCGCGCCGGCGGGCAGGCGTGGCTGTGGCAGATCGAGCACAACGGCGCCTGGCGCTGGGAGGTCGGCGAGCGGCTCGACGACCCGTACGTCGCGCTGCTCGGCCCGACCGACATCGACCACCAGTGGCAGCACCTGCTCCAGCCCGGCGAGTCGTTCACCACGGTGCCGGTGTCGGTGGCGGTGTCCGGCGCGGGCCTGGAAGGGGCGGCCGCCGCGCTCACCGCGCACCGGCGGACGATCGTCCGGCCGCACCCCGACCGGGAGCGGCTGCCGGTGGTGTTCAACGACTACATGAACACGCTGTCGGGCGACCCGACCACGGACAAGCTCCTGCCGCTGATCGACGCCGCAGCCTCGGCCGGGGCCGAGGTGTTCTGCGTCGACGCCGGCTGGTACGACGACGGCGGCACCTGGTGGGACAGCGTCGGCGAATGGCAGCCGTCGCAGACGCGCTTCCCGCGCGGCATCGAGGAGGTCCTCGGCCGCATCAGGGAGCACGGCATGGTGCCGGGACTGTGGCTCGAACCCGAGGTGATCGGCGTGCGCAGCCCCATGGCCGACAAGCTGCCCGCCGAGGCGTTCCTGCAGCGGGGCGGCGTACGCCTGGTCGAGCACGGCCGCTACCACCTCGACCTGCGCCACCCCCGCGCGATCGCGCACCTGGACCAGGTCGTGGACCGGCTGGTGGAGGAGCTCGGCGTCGGCTACTTCAAGCTCGACTACAACATCGACCCGGGCGCGGGCACCGACCTGGACGCCGACAGCGCCGGCGACGGGCTGCTGGCCTGCAACCGGGCGCACCTGGCCTGGCTGGACGGCGTGCTGGCCCGCCATCCGGGCCTCACCCTGGAGAACTGCGCGTCGGGCGCCATGCGCATGGACTACGCCATGCTGTCGCGGCTGCACCTGCAGTCCACCAGCGACCAGCAGGACTTCCGCCTCTACCCGCCGATCGCGGTGTCGGCGCCGATGTCCGTGCTGCCCGAGCAGTCGGCGAGCTGGGCGTACCCGCAGCCCGACATGTCGGATGAGGAGATCGCCTTCGCGCTGTGCACCGGCATGCTGGGGCGGCTCTACCTGTCCGGCCATCTGGACGGGATGACCCCCGCCCAGCTCGACTCGGTCCGCGACGCCGTACGCGTCCACAAGGAGATCCGCGCGGATCTGGCCCGCGCGACGCCCGTGTGGCCGCTGGGGCTGCCGCGCTGGGACGACCACCACCTCAGCCTGGGGCTGCGTACCGCCGACGTCACATACCTTGGCGTATGGCGACGCGACGGGGCGAAACCCGTACGGCTGGACCTGCCGCACCTGGCGGGCCGCGCGGTCGAGATCGACGTGATCTACCCGCGGCACCTGCCGGACTGGGCGCGCGACTGGCAGCCCGGTTCCGGCGTGTTGACGCTCACCCCCTGCTGCGACGAGCCCCACTCCGCCCGGATCCTCCGCATCCGCACCGCCTGA
- a CDS encoding carbohydrate ABC transporter permease, whose amino-acid sequence MTPVVPDRRGVSDAPVWRRLQPVVTFVLVVLSIGIPLWLVLVTAAKSRGEALTPDLSLPTEWHLLENLGQVWGDGEVLRASLGSLLVVVPSVIGVLLFGSMAAWILARRATRLNAVLYALAISGIVLPPAVVTVVLLLRQLGLAGSAVGMIGVYMGIYMSTVIFFVTGFVRTIPTSLEEAAQLDGASPMRVFWLVVLPLLRPVLATATILVCLYVWNDVFYAFFVIGGRLDTLPLNLFRVASAGLYLNNWHLIFAYVILMSLPLVVVFAVAQRKIISGITSGAVK is encoded by the coding sequence GTGACCCCCGTCGTCCCCGACCGCCGCGGTGTGAGCGACGCGCCGGTGTGGCGCCGGCTCCAGCCCGTGGTCACGTTCGTGCTGGTGGTGCTGTCCATCGGCATCCCGCTGTGGCTGGTGCTGGTGACGGCGGCCAAGTCCCGCGGCGAGGCGCTCACGCCGGACCTGTCGCTGCCGACCGAGTGGCACCTGCTGGAGAACCTGGGGCAGGTGTGGGGCGACGGCGAGGTCCTGCGGGCGTCGCTGGGCAGCCTGCTCGTCGTCGTGCCGTCGGTGATCGGGGTGCTGCTGTTCGGGTCGATGGCGGCCTGGATCCTGGCCCGCCGCGCCACGCGGCTCAACGCCGTCCTGTACGCGCTGGCGATCAGCGGCATCGTGCTCCCGCCCGCCGTCGTCACCGTCGTCCTGCTGCTGCGCCAGCTCGGCCTGGCCGGGAGCGCGGTCGGGATGATCGGCGTCTACATGGGCATCTACATGTCCACGGTGATCTTCTTCGTCACCGGCTTCGTGCGTACCATCCCCACCTCCCTGGAGGAGGCGGCGCAGCTCGACGGGGCGAGCCCGATGCGGGTGTTCTGGCTGGTGGTGCTGCCGCTGCTGCGCCCGGTGCTGGCCACGGCCACCATCCTGGTCTGCCTGTACGTGTGGAACGACGTCTTCTACGCCTTCTTCGTGATCGGCGGGCGCCTGGACACGCTGCCCCTCAACCTCTTCCGGGTGGCCAGCGCCGGGCTCTATCTCAACAACTGGCACCTGATCTTCGCGTACGTGATCCTGATGAGCCTGCCGCTGGTCGTGGTCTTCGCCGTCGCCCAACGCAAGATCATCTCCGGCATCACCAGCGGCGCCGTCAAGTAG